From the genome of Solanum stenotomum isolate F172 chromosome 5, ASM1918654v1, whole genome shotgun sequence:
ACTTGATCTGACTGCCTCAACTCTTTTCGGAGAGTCTGAGAGAAAGACCGACAAGCATCCATACTAAGATCCATAGCAGCTGCCAATGCAACAAAAGCTGCAGCATCCTCCGAGCAGCTCACGTGCTGCGCCCCTACAACCACCTCCGGCTTACTACATTTTCCATCACCCTTCACCGTGGAGGACATCACAAATCCACGGTACAAAATCTGTCCCCAAGATCCAGATGACCCGAAATCCGACCAAGACCCAGAGACTGAGGAGAAGTCAAAGCTGCTATGTGCACTAGCCATTGGGATAGCAACATTGCTGATATCTATGCTGAATTTCCCACCATTCTTGGTGCTGATGGTTGAATTGACCCATGTTATAGTATCATTGGCACCATCAGGGATGATTTCAAAGCGATAACCAAGCTTACCACTAATCTCTAGCCATGCTTGTAGGCGTCCCCATGGCTTCCATGTACCCTGATCTGGACGGAGGATGAGCCAGGCTCCAGGGTTTGATCTGCTCACCTTATTTGAACCTTGTGATGGGACAAATGGGGTCACCATGGATGCTGCAGCAATTGGTGAGCCAGAGAGGTCATGGATTGTCACTAACCATCCCTTTCGCTCTTTTCTCCGTGTCTCATTATCAGCTGTCCAACAATTAAAGCAGCTTTTTGATGTGCTTCCTTCTGATAGCGAAGATCTACGAAATAACAATTGAGATTTAGATGGAGTTCAAGTTAAATTTAGTTAAATTGACATTGATTTAAACTAACCTGGATATCGAATTCCAATCACCAGAATTTTTGAAACTGAACTTGCAAGTGAAAACAGGTTGTTTCACATTTCCATATACTTGAAAAACCTGTGGACTACACTCCGGTTCGCCATCAAACTGAAAAACAAATCTCGGGTCAGGTTCAACTTTCACATTCAGATGCACCTTTGCTACACCAACCAAAACCCATCCATTCTTAATCACAACTCCTCTACTACCTTTACTTTCCAAACCCTTCAAATCCAATTCAACAAACACACTCCCCAAAATCCTCCCACCAGTATAATATCCACAACCAATGCCCATACTCTTCGGTGCACAAATTTCAATCTTTAAACAACAAGTTTTCCCTCTAGCATTTGTTTTTTCAATGTCGGTTTTGTTCAAATTGAAAGAGGCATGGATTTTGTTCTCTAAAACAAGGTCTTGTTTAGAAAACGCATTGATGGTT
Proteins encoded in this window:
- the LOC125865732 gene encoding uncharacterized protein LOC125865732, translating into MDPCPFLRITIADLAVMVPANRSLTSSVLLDCNIKLKGFPTQVSTINAFSKQDLVLENKIHASFNLNKTDIEKTNARGKTCCLKIEICAPKSMGIGCGYYTGGRILGSVFVELDLKGLESKGSRGVVIKNGWVLVGVAKVHLNVKVEPDPRFVFQFDGEPECSPQVFQVYGNVKQPVFTCKFSFKNSGDWNSISRSSLSEGSTSKSCFNCWTADNETRRKERKGWLVTIHDLSGSPIAAASMVTPFVPSQGSNKVSRSNPGAWLILRPDQGTWKPWGRLQAWLEISGKLGYRFEIIPDGANDTITWVNSTISTKNGGKFSIDISNVAIPMASAHSSFDFSSVSGSWSDFGSSGSWGQILYRGFVMSSTVKGDGKCSKPEVVVGAQHVSCSEDAAAFVALAAAMDLSMDACRSFSQTLRKELRQSDQV